In Streptomyces sp. DG2A-72, one genomic interval encodes:
- a CDS encoding phospholipid scramblase-related protein: MTTHSNTPAGWYADPHGAPRTLRYWDGAQWTEHTAPDQQAQHAGPVPQQQPAVPVQQQPVGPDPRVQRQVQQQAGVAGGGSGGGTLFTEPVLVVNQKAKLIELTNEYKVMDQHGNQIGSVVQVGQSALKKVLRFFAGLDQYMTHKLEIRDAYGQPVLLLTRPRKFIKSRVIVARPDGQPVGEIVQQNVFGKINFAMIVNGRQAGAIKAENWRAWNFAIVDHADNEVARITKTWEGLAKTMFTTADNYVLQVHYQLPEPLLSLVVATALTVDTALKQDKRGLG, encoded by the coding sequence GTGACCACGCATTCGAACACACCTGCAGGCTGGTACGCCGATCCGCACGGCGCGCCCCGGACCCTCCGTTACTGGGACGGGGCGCAGTGGACCGAGCACACCGCGCCGGACCAACAGGCGCAGCACGCCGGGCCGGTGCCGCAGCAGCAGCCGGCCGTTCCGGTGCAGCAGCAGCCGGTTGGTCCGGACCCGCGGGTGCAGCGTCAGGTGCAGCAGCAGGCCGGAGTCGCCGGGGGCGGCTCCGGCGGCGGCACCCTGTTCACCGAGCCGGTCCTGGTGGTGAACCAGAAGGCCAAGCTGATCGAGCTGACCAACGAGTACAAGGTCATGGACCAGCACGGCAACCAGATCGGCTCGGTCGTCCAGGTCGGGCAGAGCGCGCTGAAGAAGGTGCTGCGCTTCTTCGCCGGCCTGGATCAGTACATGACGCACAAGCTGGAGATCCGGGACGCCTACGGGCAGCCCGTGCTGCTGCTGACCCGGCCGCGCAAGTTCATCAAGTCCCGGGTGATCGTGGCACGTCCGGACGGACAGCCGGTTGGTGAGATCGTCCAGCAGAACGTCTTCGGGAAGATCAACTTCGCGATGATCGTGAACGGCCGGCAGGCCGGCGCGATCAAGGCGGAGAACTGGCGGGCCTGGAACTTCGCGATCGTGGACCACGCCGACAACGAGGTCGCCCGGATCACCAAGACCTGGGAAGGCCTCGCCAAGACGATGTTCACGACCGCGGACAACTACGTCCTCCAGGTCCATTACCAGCTGCCCGAGCCCCTGCTGAGCCTCGTGGTCGCGACGGCGCTGACCGTCGACACGGCACTCAAGCAGGACAAGCGCGGCCTGGGCTGA
- a CDS encoding phosphocholine-specific phospholipase C has translation MPEVNRRRFLQVAGATTAFAALSSSIERAAALPANHRTGSIEDVEHIVVLMQENRSFDHYYGSLRGVRGFGDPRPVTQRNGKSIWYQSDGTKDLLPFHPDADDLGMQFLEGLPHSWPDGQAAYNEGEYDKWVPAKGSTTMAYLTRDDIPFHYALADKFTICDAFHCSFIGSTDPNRYYMWTGYTGNDGTGGGPVLGNDELGYGWTTYPERLEEAGISWKIYQDIGDGLDAAGSWGWIQDAYRGNYGDNSLLYFNKYRNAKPGDPWYDKARTGTDVKNGDGYFDRLKADVKAGKLPQISWITAPEAFSEHSNWPSNYGAWYIAQVLDALTSNPAVWAKTALFITYDENDGFFDHVVPPLPPKSAAQGKSTVDVEPDLYKGDANRVAGPYGLGPRVPMLVVSPWSKGGYVCSETLDHTSILQFMERRFGVREPNISPWRRAVCGDLTSAFDFSRKDPRPVGLPDTDGYEPPDRERHPDYKPTPPADSRLPKQERGLRRSRPLKYAPYVDGSADTAAGKFTLTFATGAKAGGAFHVTSGNRTDGPWMYTTEAGKSIADTWNSAYSSGSYDLTVHGPNGFVRAFKGANKTAGPEVTARHRGDDLELTFTNKGSATVELKVANGYSGRTQRFVVRRGATVRHSFDLGASGQWYDLTVTSGSDSAFLRRFAGRVETGRPGVSDPAVITE, from the coding sequence ATGCCCGAAGTCAACCGGCGCCGATTTCTCCAAGTGGCGGGCGCCACCACGGCCTTCGCCGCCCTGTCGAGCAGCATCGAGCGCGCCGCCGCGCTCCCCGCGAACCACCGCACGGGGTCGATCGAGGATGTCGAGCACATCGTCGTCCTGATGCAGGAGAACCGTTCTTTCGACCACTACTACGGCTCGCTCAGAGGAGTCCGTGGCTTCGGTGACCCGCGGCCCGTGACCCAGCGGAACGGCAAGTCCATCTGGTACCAGTCGGACGGCACCAAGGACCTGCTGCCCTTCCACCCGGACGCCGACGACCTCGGCATGCAGTTCCTGGAGGGCCTGCCGCACTCCTGGCCCGACGGCCAGGCCGCGTACAACGAGGGCGAGTACGACAAGTGGGTGCCCGCGAAGGGCTCCACCACCATGGCGTACCTGACCCGTGACGACATCCCGTTCCACTACGCGCTCGCCGACAAGTTCACCATCTGCGACGCCTTCCACTGCTCGTTCATCGGCTCGACCGACCCGAACCGCTACTACATGTGGACGGGCTACACCGGCAACGACGGCACCGGCGGCGGGCCGGTCCTCGGCAACGACGAGCTGGGCTATGGCTGGACCACGTACCCCGAGCGCCTGGAAGAGGCCGGCATCTCCTGGAAGATCTACCAGGACATCGGCGACGGCCTGGACGCGGCCGGCTCCTGGGGCTGGATCCAGGACGCCTACCGCGGCAACTACGGCGACAACTCCCTGCTCTACTTCAACAAGTACCGTAACGCCAAGCCCGGCGACCCCTGGTACGACAAGGCCCGCACCGGCACCGACGTGAAGAACGGCGACGGCTACTTCGACCGGCTGAAGGCCGACGTCAAGGCCGGCAAGCTGCCGCAGATCTCCTGGATCACCGCGCCCGAGGCCTTCTCCGAGCACTCCAACTGGCCCTCGAACTACGGCGCCTGGTACATCGCCCAGGTCCTGGACGCGCTCACCTCCAACCCCGCGGTCTGGGCGAAGACGGCGCTGTTCATCACGTACGACGAGAACGACGGCTTCTTCGACCACGTCGTGCCGCCGCTCCCGCCCAAGTCCGCCGCGCAGGGCAAGTCGACGGTGGATGTGGAGCCCGACCTCTACAAGGGCGACGCCAACCGGGTGGCTGGTCCCTACGGCCTGGGCCCGCGCGTGCCGATGCTGGTCGTCTCGCCCTGGAGCAAGGGCGGTTACGTCTGCTCCGAGACCCTCGACCACACCTCGATCCTGCAGTTCATGGAGCGCCGGTTCGGGGTGCGTGAACCCAACATCTCGCCGTGGCGCCGGGCCGTCTGCGGCGACCTCACCTCCGCGTTCGACTTCTCCCGCAAGGACCCGCGCCCCGTCGGCCTGCCGGACACCGACGGCTACGAGCCGCCGGACCGCGAGCGCCACCCCGACTACAAGCCCACCCCGCCCGCCGACTCGCGTCTGCCCAAGCAGGAGCGCGGTCTGCGCCGGTCCCGGCCGCTCAAGTACGCCCCGTACGTGGACGGTTCGGCCGACACCGCGGCCGGGAAGTTCACCCTCACCTTCGCCACGGGCGCCAAGGCGGGCGGCGCCTTCCACGTCACTTCCGGCAACCGCACCGACGGCCCGTGGATGTACACCACCGAGGCCGGCAAGTCGATCGCGGACACCTGGAACTCGGCCTACTCCAGCGGCTCGTACGACCTGACGGTCCACGGTCCGAACGGCTTCGTGCGCGCCTTCAAGGGCGCGAACAAGACCGCCGGACCCGAGGTCACCGCCCGGCACAGGGGCGACGACCTCGAGCTGACCTTCACCAACAAGGGCTCCGCGACGGTGGAGCTGAAGGTCGCGAACGGCTACAGCGGCCGGACGCAGCGGTTCGTGGTGCGGCGCGGTGCCACCGTGCGGCACAGCTTCGACCTCGGGGCGAGCGGGCAGTGGTACGACCTGACGGTCACGTCCGGCTCCGACTCCGCGTTCCTGCGGCGTTTCGCCGGACGGGTCGAGACCGGGCGTCCCGGGGTGAGCGACCCGGCCGTCATCACTGAATGA